A single Augochlora pura isolate Apur16 chromosome 2, APUR_v2.2.1, whole genome shotgun sequence DNA region contains:
- the Polybromo gene encoding protein polybromo isoform X5, producing MNKRRRTSSVASRGTEDDGDDIPPEPTKRRKKLDPSDLCQQLYDVLRNQKKEDGTLLCDAFIRVPKRRQEPGYYEVVTNPIDLLKVQQKLKTDEYRDMDDLAADIQLMVNNAKAFYMRTSPEYKDATELWELCINTKNRITEEYEDPEPKGKLILKVARLARKVATKQEDAEDTSESSTNPDEETIQLFEDLFAAVMTATDPADNNRPLHTMFQLKPSKKLYPEYYDVIETPVDLKTVARKIQEGAYSSISDMEKDLMLMCRNACQFNEPGSQIYKDAKLLKKIITAAARKQDIGLSSSIPKIATTAPSTRSKRGSRTMAQSLIAQTAALPDEDEESDDEEEESAETEEADNPQWQLFQTIRTAPNNQGVRMSEYFWKLPSKRLYPDYYKTIKNPISLLQIRTKIKKGEYGTVSEVAGDMNIMFENAKKYNIHTSRLYKSAVKLQKIMQEKVQELLEFDQDSDSDSEFENSSHQPKLIKRASNLLTRGKYKDNIPLKKRLYALVKCVIEYVCEDGRQPMLMFMEKPSKKLYPDYYQVIAEPIDMLAIEANIKAEKYQSENELIQDFKLMFNNCRQYNEEGSLIYEDANTLEKVLMDKVKELGPLPETPKPTKSSASTPTRNVGRPKKVIPLHLQKLKTMYDTIKDYHDAKGRQLSLIFMKLPNKNEYPDYYEVIKQPMNMEKIASTLKNNGYENLDELVSDFILMFDNACKYNEPDSQIYKDALILQRLVLQTKLQLSEDEESVPDVSAAIQEILATIFTALYNHQDEEGRCYSDSMAELPEHDIVDGKKVRGLSLDLIKRRLDRGVYKRLDRFQEDVFTCLERARRLSRTDSQPFEDSVELQAFFLRTRDEVTRGGDLLHSPALNYTLLDLSAQVAELKRVKQQQELALPNEEESCDGNETKDSETNTNTEGTNSDNGGSMSFNQEVYRAGDFAYIEPTERGMEYSVVLIERLWTNAEGQQMLYGNLFYRPSETYHVASRKFLDKELFKSDAHVAVPLAKVAGRCCVLSVKDYFRMQPEGFLEKDVYVCESRYSTKARAFKKIKVWNFDPDHLKLVSREKPLEPKRVISVYKERLEKHKEEIAELEEGEKLTEKERPNVILYNSEDTENTYYEQYNTCAGSVKTGDFVYVATDGGRQQIAQVDAIWSTKDGKCYFKGPWLLMPAEVPHTPTKLFYKQELFLSTVDGTHPIVAIVGKCAVLDYGEYICSRPTEIPEDDVYICESLYDESKSLMKKLGQEGLKKFNHNTAVTEDEIYFFRRPINPAKVPGDVAQTQNQVKPVTPSSTQFEMEASPLLPKLEPDVLGMGVGLGVGVGVGVGVGEDSMDAGGPPSVGSAEAQPVLSNTQTPVSTKKRNMPAYFYFSFFNFTPFIIYTLEQQLDVLPLKV from the exons ATGAACAAGCGTCGTAGAACATCTTCAGTTGCAAGTCGAGGTACGGAAGATGATGGTGACGATATACCACCTGAACCAAcaaagaggagaaaaaaattAGATCCT AGTGACCTGTGCCAACAATTGTATGATGTGCTACGTAATCAAAAAAAGGAAGATGGAACATTATTATGTGATGCATTTATACGTGTGCCTAAACGCAGACAAGAACCAGGTTATTATGAAGTTGTAACAAATCCTATAGACCTGCTAAAGGTTCAACAAAAACTAAAAACTGATGAATATAGAGATATGGATGACTTAGCAGCTGATATTCAACTTATGGTTAATAATGCAAAAGCTTTTTATATG cGTACATCTCCTGAGTATAAGGATGCTACAGAACTTTGGGAACTATGTATAAATACAAAGAATCGTATTACAGAAGAATATGAAGATCCAGAACCTAAAGGAAAACTTATATTAAAAGTAGCAAGATTg GCTCGAAAAGTTGCAACGAAACAAGAAGATGCAGAAGATACATCTGAAAGTTCTACAAATCCAGATGAAGAGACAATACAACTTTTTGAAGATTTATTTGCAGCTGTTATGACAGCAACAGATCCAGCTGATAACAATAGGCCATTACATACAATGTTTCAGCTTAAACCATCTAAAAag TTATATCCTGAGTATTATGATGTAATAGAGACACCAGTAGACTTAAAAACGGTggcaagaaaaattcaagaaggAGCATATAGCAGTATCTCAGATATGGAAAAAGATTTAATGCTCATGTGTCGTAATGCTTGTCAATTTAATGAACCTGGATCTCAAATTTACAAAGATGCTAAACTGTTAAAGAAGATCATTACTGCAGCAGCAAGAAAACAGGATATTGGATTAAGTAGTAGTATTCCAAAGATTGCAACAACTGCCCCATCGACACGGAGTAAAAGAGGTAGTCGCACTATGGCACAATCCTTAATAGCGCAAACTGCAGCACTACCAGATGAAGATGAAGAAAGTGACGATGAAGAAGAGGAGTCTGCAGAAACTGAAGAAGCAGACAATCCACAATGGCAACTATTCCAAACTATTCGAACAGCACCAAACAATCAAg GAGTTAGAATGAGTGAATATTTCTGGAAACTTCCATCAAAAAGATTGTATCCTGATTActataaaacgattaaaaatcctatttctttattacaaaTCCGTACAAAAATAAAG AAAGGTGAATATGGTACAGTTAGTGAAGTAGCTGGagatatgaatattatgtttgaaaatgcgaaaaaatataatattcatacatcTAGATTATATAAG AGTGCtgtaaaattgcaaaaaataatgcaagaaaAAGTACAAGAACTTTTAGAATTTGATCag GACTCGGACTCTGATAGCGAATTTGAAAACAGTTCCCATCAACCAAAACTTATTAAGCGTGCTTCGAATCTATTAACTCgtggaaaatataaagacaatatacCATTGAAGAAAAGATTGTATGCATTAGTTAAATGTGTGATAGAATACGTT TGTGAAGATGGTCGACAACCGATGTTAATGTTTATGGAAAAaccttctaaaaaattatatcctGATTATTATCAAGTAATAGCAGAACCCATTGATATGTTAGCTATTGAAGCTAATATTAAagcagaaaaatatcaaagcgAAAATGAGTTAATACAGGATTTCAag ttaatgtttaataattgccGCCAATACAATGAAGAAGGTTCCTTAATATATGAAGATGCAAATACATTGGAAAAAGTTTTGATGGataaagtaaaagaattaGGTCCATTACCAGAAACACCTAAGCCAACAAAGTCAAGTGCGTCCACACCAACTAGAAATGTTGG AAGACCAAAAAAGGTTATACCGCTGCACTTACAAAAGTTAAAAACCATGTATGATACCATAAAAGATTATCATGATGCCAAAGGAAGGCAGTTATccttaatttttatgaagttACCAAACAAAAATGAGTATCCTGATTATTATGAAGTCATCAAACAACCAATGAACATGGAAAAAATAGCAtctacattgaaaaataatggataCGAAAATTTAGATGAACTTGTGTCCGATTTTATATTGATGTTTGATAATGCTTGCAAATATAATGAACCTGATTCTCAAATATACAAg GATGCattaattttgcaacgatTAGTCTTGCAAACAAAGTTACAATTAAGCGAAGATGAAGAAAGTGTACCGGATGTATCAGCTGCAATTCAAGAAATACTGGCAACCATTTTCACTGCTCTATATAACCATCAAGATGAAGAAGGAAGGTGTTATTCAGACTCTATGGCAGAACTTCCAGAACACGATATTGTAGATGGAAAAAA AGTACGAGGATTATCGTTGGACTTAATTAAGAGGAGATTAGACCGTGGAGTTTACAAACGACTAGATCGATTTCAGGAAGATGTATTTACATGTTTGGAAAGAGCCAGAAGGTTGTCACGTACAGATTCTCAACCTTTTGAAGATAGTGTAGAGTTACAAGCATTTTTCTTGCGTACGCGGGATGAAGTAACTCGTGGTGGAGATTTATTACATTCACCAGCCCTTAATTATACGCTACTTGATCTTTCTGCTCAGGTTGCAGAATTAAAACGGGTGAAACAACAACAAGAATTAGCATTACCTAACGAAGAAGAAAGTTGTGATGGAAATGAGACAAAa gaTTCGGAAACAAATACTAACACTGAAGGAACTAATAGTGACAATGGAGGTTCAATGAGTTTTAATCAAGAAGTTTATAGAGCTGGAGATTTCGCATATATAGAACCTACAGAACGTGGCATGGAATATAGTGTAGTTCTTATAGAACGTTTATGGACAAATGCAGAAGGACAACAAATGTTGTatggcaatttattttatagaccAAGTGAAACCTACCATGTAGCCTCAAGAAAATTTCTtgacaaagaattatttaaaagtgaTGCTCATGTAGCTGTACCACTAGCTAAAGTAGCCGGCCGGTGTTGTGTTCTAAGtgtaaaagattattttagaatgcAACCAGAAGGTTTCTTAGAGAAAGATGTTTATGTATGTGAATCACGATATTCTACAAAAGCGCgagcttttaaaaaaatcaaagtcTGGAATTTTGATCCAGATCATTTAAAACTTGTATCAAGAGAGAAACCATTAGAACCAAAACGGGTAATATCAGTATACAAAGAAAGATTAGAGAAACATAAAGAAGAGATCGCAGAGTTAGAAGAAGGTGAAAAGTTAACAGAAAAAGAACGACCT aatgtaatattatataattcggAGGATACAGAAAATACTTACTACGAACAATACAATACGTGTGCGGGTTCTGTAAAAACAGGAGATTTTGTTTATGTAGCAACAGATGGAGGTAGACAGCAAATTGCACAGGTTGATGCTATATGGTCGACTAAAGA cggaaaatgttattttaaaggCCCATGGTTGTTAATGCCTGCAGAAGTGCCACATACAcccacaaaattattttataaacaagaACTTTTCTTGTCTACTGTCGATGGAACCCATCCTATTGTAGCTATTGTTGGAAAATGCGCAGTTCTCGACTATGGAGAATATATTTGTA GCAGACCTACAGAAATTCCAGAAGATGATGTATATATTTGTGAATCATTATACGACGAAAGTAAAAGCCTCATGAAGAAGTTAGGACAGGAgggtttaaaaaaattcaatcacAACACAGCAGTAACAGAAGATGAAATATACTTCTTCCGAAGGCCTATCAACCCTGCTAAA GTCCCAGGCGATGTGGCTCAGACGCAAAATCAAGTCAAGCCTGTTACTCCTAGTTCAACTCAATTTGAAATG GAGGCATCACCATTATTACCGAAGCTGGAACCCGATGTGCTAGGCATGGGAGTAGGATTAGGAGTGGGAGTAGGAGTAGGAGTAGGAGTTGGGGAGGACAGCATGGACGCTGGTGGTCCACCGTCCGTTGGATCTGCAGAAGCTCAACCGGTGCTCTCCAATACCCAAACACCTGTGTCAACCAAGAAG agAAATATGCCAGCAtacttctatttttcatttttcaattttacaccGTTTATTATCTATACATTAGAACAACAATTAGATGTCTTACCTTTAAAGGTATAA
- the Polybromo gene encoding protein polybromo isoform X2 yields MNKRRRTSSVASRGTEDDGDDIPPEPTKRRKKLDPSDLCQQLYDVLRNQKKEDGTLLCDAFIRVPKRRQEPGYYEVVTNPIDLLKVQQKLKTDEYRDMDDLAADIQLMVNNAKAFYMRTSPEYKDATELWELCINTKNRITEEYEDPEPKGKLILKVARLARKVATKQEDAEDTSESSTNPDEETIQLFEDLFAAVMTATDPADNNRPLHTMFQLKPSKKLYPEYYDVIETPVDLKTVARKIQEGAYSSISDMEKDLMLMCRNACQFNEPGSQIYKDAKLLKKIITAAARKQDIGLSSSIPKIATTAPSTRSKRGSRTMAQSLIAQTAALPDEDEESDDEEEESAETEEADNPQWQLFQTIRTAPNNQGVRMSEYFWKLPSKRLYPDYYKTIKNPISLLQIRTKIKKGEYGTVSEVAGDMNIMFENAKKYNIHTSRLYKSAVKLQKIMQEKVQELLEFDQDSDSDSEFENSSHQPKLIKRASNLLTRGKYKDNIPLKKRLYALVKCVIEYCEDGRQPMLMFMEKPSKKLYPDYYQVIAEPIDMLAIEANIKAEKYQSENELIQDFKLMFNNCRQYNEEGSLIYEDANTLEKVLMDKVKELGPLPETPKPTKSSASTPTRNVGRPKKVIPLHLQKLKTMYDTIKDYHDAKGRQLSLIFMKLPNKNEYPDYYEVIKQPMNMEKIASTLKNNGYENLDELVSDFILMFDNACKYNEPDSQIYKDALILQRLVLQTKLQLSEDEESVPDVSAAIQEILATIFTALYNHQDEEGRCYSDSMAELPEHDIVDGKKVRGLSLDLIKRRLDRGVYKRLDRFQEDVFTCLERARRLSRTDSQPFEDSVELQAFFLRTRDEVTRGGDLLHSPALNYTLLDLSAQVAELKRVKQQQELALPNEEESCDGNETKDSETNTNTEGTNSDNGGSMSFNQEVYRAGDFAYIEPTERGMEYSVVLIERLWTNAEGQQMLYGNLFYRPSETYHVASRKFLDKELFKSDAHVAVPLAKVAGRCCVLSVKDYFRMQPEGFLEKDVYVCESRYSTKARAFKKIKVWNFDPDHLKLVSREKPLEPKRVISVYKERLEKHKEEIAELEEGEKLTEKERPNVILYNSEDTENTYYEQYNTCAGSVKTGDFVYVATDGGRQQIAQVDAIWSTKDGKCYFKGPWLLMPAEVPHTPTKLFYKQELFLSTVDGTHPIVAIVGKCAVLDYGEYICSRPTEIPEDDVYICESLYDESKSLMKKLGQEGLKKFNHNTAVTEDEIYFFRRPINPAKVPGDVAQTQNQVKPVTPSSTQFEMEASPLLPKLEPDVLGMGVGLGVGVGVGVGVGEDSMDAGGPPSVGSAEAQPVLSNTQTPVSTKKKTAGKKLVTGYILYSSKMRTQITQNNPESSFGEISRIVGNEWRKLPAGEKQAWEERAIKMNEDGGQLKGTSVSVGTNSIQDVVYECCWDNCDWQFEDMTDCIDHCIAEQNGHVQSSFVNAASDVEFQCQWRGCGRTKKSVPPFPSVQRLARHVKEVHILKSNGRIIPPSERSKNYMASKGPTILPPMETETSAAATQTSNMPVAKQPEPMFVAVPPRPSRVLHSDAYLRYIEALNVENRYISNWDKQMNANPDNTQIPDVTKLPAEWLGNGVGNHGNVVNALWTLRNMMMRDVLAINKTL; encoded by the exons ATGAACAAGCGTCGTAGAACATCTTCAGTTGCAAGTCGAGGTACGGAAGATGATGGTGACGATATACCACCTGAACCAAcaaagaggagaaaaaaattAGATCCT AGTGACCTGTGCCAACAATTGTATGATGTGCTACGTAATCAAAAAAAGGAAGATGGAACATTATTATGTGATGCATTTATACGTGTGCCTAAACGCAGACAAGAACCAGGTTATTATGAAGTTGTAACAAATCCTATAGACCTGCTAAAGGTTCAACAAAAACTAAAAACTGATGAATATAGAGATATGGATGACTTAGCAGCTGATATTCAACTTATGGTTAATAATGCAAAAGCTTTTTATATG cGTACATCTCCTGAGTATAAGGATGCTACAGAACTTTGGGAACTATGTATAAATACAAAGAATCGTATTACAGAAGAATATGAAGATCCAGAACCTAAAGGAAAACTTATATTAAAAGTAGCAAGATTg GCTCGAAAAGTTGCAACGAAACAAGAAGATGCAGAAGATACATCTGAAAGTTCTACAAATCCAGATGAAGAGACAATACAACTTTTTGAAGATTTATTTGCAGCTGTTATGACAGCAACAGATCCAGCTGATAACAATAGGCCATTACATACAATGTTTCAGCTTAAACCATCTAAAAag TTATATCCTGAGTATTATGATGTAATAGAGACACCAGTAGACTTAAAAACGGTggcaagaaaaattcaagaaggAGCATATAGCAGTATCTCAGATATGGAAAAAGATTTAATGCTCATGTGTCGTAATGCTTGTCAATTTAATGAACCTGGATCTCAAATTTACAAAGATGCTAAACTGTTAAAGAAGATCATTACTGCAGCAGCAAGAAAACAGGATATTGGATTAAGTAGTAGTATTCCAAAGATTGCAACAACTGCCCCATCGACACGGAGTAAAAGAGGTAGTCGCACTATGGCACAATCCTTAATAGCGCAAACTGCAGCACTACCAGATGAAGATGAAGAAAGTGACGATGAAGAAGAGGAGTCTGCAGAAACTGAAGAAGCAGACAATCCACAATGGCAACTATTCCAAACTATTCGAACAGCACCAAACAATCAAg GAGTTAGAATGAGTGAATATTTCTGGAAACTTCCATCAAAAAGATTGTATCCTGATTActataaaacgattaaaaatcctatttctttattacaaaTCCGTACAAAAATAAAG AAAGGTGAATATGGTACAGTTAGTGAAGTAGCTGGagatatgaatattatgtttgaaaatgcgaaaaaatataatattcatacatcTAGATTATATAAG AGTGCtgtaaaattgcaaaaaataatgcaagaaaAAGTACAAGAACTTTTAGAATTTGATCag GACTCGGACTCTGATAGCGAATTTGAAAACAGTTCCCATCAACCAAAACTTATTAAGCGTGCTTCGAATCTATTAACTCgtggaaaatataaagacaatatacCATTGAAGAAAAGATTGTATGCATTAGTTAAATGTGTGATAGAATAC TGTGAAGATGGTCGACAACCGATGTTAATGTTTATGGAAAAaccttctaaaaaattatatcctGATTATTATCAAGTAATAGCAGAACCCATTGATATGTTAGCTATTGAAGCTAATATTAAagcagaaaaatatcaaagcgAAAATGAGTTAATACAGGATTTCAag ttaatgtttaataattgccGCCAATACAATGAAGAAGGTTCCTTAATATATGAAGATGCAAATACATTGGAAAAAGTTTTGATGGataaagtaaaagaattaGGTCCATTACCAGAAACACCTAAGCCAACAAAGTCAAGTGCGTCCACACCAACTAGAAATGTTGG AAGACCAAAAAAGGTTATACCGCTGCACTTACAAAAGTTAAAAACCATGTATGATACCATAAAAGATTATCATGATGCCAAAGGAAGGCAGTTATccttaatttttatgaagttACCAAACAAAAATGAGTATCCTGATTATTATGAAGTCATCAAACAACCAATGAACATGGAAAAAATAGCAtctacattgaaaaataatggataCGAAAATTTAGATGAACTTGTGTCCGATTTTATATTGATGTTTGATAATGCTTGCAAATATAATGAACCTGATTCTCAAATATACAAg GATGCattaattttgcaacgatTAGTCTTGCAAACAAAGTTACAATTAAGCGAAGATGAAGAAAGTGTACCGGATGTATCAGCTGCAATTCAAGAAATACTGGCAACCATTTTCACTGCTCTATATAACCATCAAGATGAAGAAGGAAGGTGTTATTCAGACTCTATGGCAGAACTTCCAGAACACGATATTGTAGATGGAAAAAA AGTACGAGGATTATCGTTGGACTTAATTAAGAGGAGATTAGACCGTGGAGTTTACAAACGACTAGATCGATTTCAGGAAGATGTATTTACATGTTTGGAAAGAGCCAGAAGGTTGTCACGTACAGATTCTCAACCTTTTGAAGATAGTGTAGAGTTACAAGCATTTTTCTTGCGTACGCGGGATGAAGTAACTCGTGGTGGAGATTTATTACATTCACCAGCCCTTAATTATACGCTACTTGATCTTTCTGCTCAGGTTGCAGAATTAAAACGGGTGAAACAACAACAAGAATTAGCATTACCTAACGAAGAAGAAAGTTGTGATGGAAATGAGACAAAa gaTTCGGAAACAAATACTAACACTGAAGGAACTAATAGTGACAATGGAGGTTCAATGAGTTTTAATCAAGAAGTTTATAGAGCTGGAGATTTCGCATATATAGAACCTACAGAACGTGGCATGGAATATAGTGTAGTTCTTATAGAACGTTTATGGACAAATGCAGAAGGACAACAAATGTTGTatggcaatttattttatagaccAAGTGAAACCTACCATGTAGCCTCAAGAAAATTTCTtgacaaagaattatttaaaagtgaTGCTCATGTAGCTGTACCACTAGCTAAAGTAGCCGGCCGGTGTTGTGTTCTAAGtgtaaaagattattttagaatgcAACCAGAAGGTTTCTTAGAGAAAGATGTTTATGTATGTGAATCACGATATTCTACAAAAGCGCgagcttttaaaaaaatcaaagtcTGGAATTTTGATCCAGATCATTTAAAACTTGTATCAAGAGAGAAACCATTAGAACCAAAACGGGTAATATCAGTATACAAAGAAAGATTAGAGAAACATAAAGAAGAGATCGCAGAGTTAGAAGAAGGTGAAAAGTTAACAGAAAAAGAACGACCT aatgtaatattatataattcggAGGATACAGAAAATACTTACTACGAACAATACAATACGTGTGCGGGTTCTGTAAAAACAGGAGATTTTGTTTATGTAGCAACAGATGGAGGTAGACAGCAAATTGCACAGGTTGATGCTATATGGTCGACTAAAGA cggaaaatgttattttaaaggCCCATGGTTGTTAATGCCTGCAGAAGTGCCACATACAcccacaaaattattttataaacaagaACTTTTCTTGTCTACTGTCGATGGAACCCATCCTATTGTAGCTATTGTTGGAAAATGCGCAGTTCTCGACTATGGAGAATATATTTGTA GCAGACCTACAGAAATTCCAGAAGATGATGTATATATTTGTGAATCATTATACGACGAAAGTAAAAGCCTCATGAAGAAGTTAGGACAGGAgggtttaaaaaaattcaatcacAACACAGCAGTAACAGAAGATGAAATATACTTCTTCCGAAGGCCTATCAACCCTGCTAAA GTCCCAGGCGATGTGGCTCAGACGCAAAATCAAGTCAAGCCTGTTACTCCTAGTTCAACTCAATTTGAAATG GAGGCATCACCATTATTACCGAAGCTGGAACCCGATGTGCTAGGCATGGGAGTAGGATTAGGAGTGGGAGTAGGAGTAGGAGTAGGAGTTGGGGAGGACAGCATGGACGCTGGTGGTCCACCGTCCGTTGGATCTGCAGAAGCTCAACCGGTGCTCTCCAATACCCAAACACCTGTGTCAACCAAGAAG AAAACGGCGGGTAAGAAATTAGTTACGGGctatattttgtattcgaGTAAAATGCGAACGCAGATTACACAAAACAATCCTGAATCATCCTTTGGGGAGATTAGCAGAATTGTTGGCAACgag tggAGGAAGTTGCCAGCAGGAGAAAAGCAAGCATGGGAAGAAAgagcaattaaaatgaatgaagACGGAGGACAACTAAAAGGAACATCTGTTTCAGTAGGCACTAATTCTATACAAGATGTAGTATACGAATGTTGCTGGGACAATTGTGACTGGCAATTTGAAGATATGACTGATTGTATTGATCATTGTATTGCTGAACAGAATGGACATGTGCAGTCATCTTTTGTTAATGCCGCTAGTg atgTGGAATTCCAATGCCAGTGGCGCGGTTGTGGTCGTACGAAAAAATCTGTACCCCCTTTTCCAAGTGTACAAAGACTTGCAAGGCACGTTAAAGAGGTGCATATCCTTAAATCGAATGGACGTATAATACCTCCGTCGGAAAGAAGCAA AAATTATATGGCCTCGAAAGGTCCAACGATATTACCGCCAATGGAGACtg aAACATCGGCAGCTGCAACACAAACGAGCAATATGCCCGTGGCTAAACAGCCAGAACCAATGTTTGTTGCTGTTCCTCCAAGACCAAGCCGCGTATTACATTCAGATGCCTATCTAcg atatatcGAAGCATTAAACGTAGAAAACCGGTACATATCAAATTGGGATAAACAGATGAATGCTAATCCTGATAATACACAAATTCCTGATGTAACAAAGTTACCAGCTGAATGGCTAGGCAACGGCGTAGGCAACCACGGGAATGTGGTGAACGCCTTATGGACACTAAGGAACATGATGATGCGAGATGTGTTAGCCATCAATAAAactttatag